The following proteins come from a genomic window of Platichthys flesus chromosome 1, fPlaFle2.1, whole genome shotgun sequence:
- the dkk3a gene encoding dickkopf-related protein 3a isoform X1 has protein sequence MMRISLLVLALAAVCDGILPEIVHPAVDHILEDHPVPGLTEPGRALVEVEQLQEAPQRNPQDATHPKDVDSVSPDPSNLPPDHHNESASDKVIDDESAHTASVDLESHNVTTTTIPDSDLGNTIEHGCVGDEDCGKGRYCRNVMHGSKCLPCKATDVPCTKDEECCADELCVWGQCSPNATKGDAGSTCQYQTDCSPDLCCAFHKALLFPVCLAKPIERERCFGASNHLAELLSWDSQDKGPRKHCPCLGDLHCQQLGRGSMCLKGEDSSEEDMADTLYSEIDYII, from the exons ATGATGCGGATCTCCCTGCTGGTTCTGGCCCTCGCCGCGGTCTGCGACGGCATCCTCCCCGAGATCGTGCACCCAGCAGTGGACCACATCCTGGAGGATCACCCGGTCCCAGGACTAACGGAGCCGGGCCGGGcgctggtggaggtggagcagctgcaggaggctccGCAGCGAAACCCCCAGGATGCGACTCACCCA AAAGACGTCGACAGTGTGAGCCCCGATCCCAGTAACCTTCCTCCAGATCATCACAATGAATCCGCTTCTGATAAAGTGATTGATGATGAATCCGCCCACACAGCATCGGTGGACCTG GAGAGCCACAACGTGACCACCACAACCATCCCAGACAGTGACCTGGGAAACACCATCGAGCAT GGATGCGTCGGTGATGAGGACTGTGGGAAGGGAAGGTATTGCCGTAATGTCATGCACGGCTCCAAGTGTTTGCCTTGCAAAGCAACCGATGTG CCGTGCACTAAAGACGAGGAGTGCTGTGCtgatgagctgtgtgtgtggggtcagTGCAGCCCGAATGCGACCAAAGGAGACGCTGGCAGCACTTGTCAGTACCAGACGGACTGCAGCCCTGACCTCTGCTGTGCTTTCCATAAAG CCCTGCTCTTCCCTGTGTGCTTGGCCAAGCCCATTGAGCGTGAGCGCTGCTTCGGTGCCTCCAACCACCTGGCGGAGCTGTTGTCCTGGGACAGTCAGGACAAGGGACCACGGAAGCACTGCCCCTGTTTAGGAGATCTCCACTGCCAGCAACTGGG GAGAGGGTCCATGTGTCTGAAAGGAGAAGACTCTAGTGAAGAGGACATGGCAGACACACTATACTCAGAGATAGACTACATCATCTAG
- the dkk3a gene encoding dickkopf-related protein 3a isoform X2 codes for MMRISLLVLALAAVCDGILPEIVHPAVDHILEDHPVPGLTEPGRALVEVEQLQEAPQRNPQDATHPKDVDSVSPDPSNLPPDHHNESASDKVIDDESAHTSSVDLESHNVTTTTIPDSDLGNTIEHGCVGDEDCGKGRYCRNVMHGSKCLPCKATDVPCTKDEECCADELCVWGQCSPNATKGDAGSTCQYQTDCSPDLCCAFHKALLFPVCLAKPIERERCFGASNHLAELLSWDSQDKGPRKHCPCLGDLHCQQLGRGSMCLKGEDSSEEDMADTLYSEIDYII; via the exons ATGATGCGGATCTCCCTGCTGGTTCTGGCCCTCGCCGCGGTCTGCGACGGCATCCTCCCCGAGATCGTGCACCCAGCAGTGGACCACATCCTGGAGGATCACCCGGTCCCAGGACTAACGGAGCCGGGCCGGGcgctggtggaggtggagcagctgcaggaggctccGCAGCGAAACCCCCAGGATGCGACTCACCCA AAAGACGTCGACAGTGTGAGCCCCGATCCCAGTAACCTTCCTCCAGATCATCACAATGAATCCGCTTCTGATAAAGTGATTGATGATGAATCCGCCCACACATCATCGGTGGACCTG GAGAGCCACAACGTGACCACCACAACCATCCCAGACAGTGACCTGGGAAACACCATCGAGCAT GGATGCGTCGGTGATGAGGACTGTGGGAAGGGAAGGTATTGCCGTAATGTCATGCACGGCTCCAAGTGTTTGCCTTGCAAAGCAACCGATGTG CCGTGCACTAAAGACGAGGAGTGCTGTGCtgatgagctgtgtgtgtggggtcagTGCAGCCCGAATGCGACCAAAGGAGACGCTGGCAGCACTTGTCAGTACCAGACGGACTGCAGCCCTGACCTCTGCTGTGCTTTCCATAAAG CCCTGCTCTTCCCTGTGTGCTTGGCCAAGCCCATTGAGCGTGAGCGCTGCTTCGGTGCCTCCAACCACCTGGCGGAGCTGTTGTCCTGGGACAGTCAGGACAAGGGACCACGGAAGCACTGCCCCTGTTTAGGAGATCTCCACTGCCAGCAACTGGG GAGAGGGTCCATGTGTCTGAAAGGAGAAGACTCTAGTGAAGAGGACATGGCAGACACACTATACTCAGAGATAGACTACATCATCTAG